Proteins from a genomic interval of Rhodococcus rhodochrous:
- a CDS encoding ABC transporter substrate-binding protein produces MDFIRAPRRTRRTFLSTLTAAALAATLAACGGNGGDDRITSESIGATGPAGDDAWQQVIEAAKAEGEVTIYSSNAADALAELGRRFEADYGIRLNVVRDVDANLHQKIGAETETGNRVADVVTQASVPWAVSLGAEGEFAEPVGPAFTDSASEYDVTTLKDDTGYFVSNASVLTFGWNTQRYPDGVDSYGDLLDPALGDGRIGIVLPTSTAHVDFYDNYLEQVGGEGYLEKLAQQRPRIYPSALPLAQALASGEIAAAAFVQDQKSEQQTGAPVDSAFGDVVWGAPMYTAILADAVHPNAAQVLANYMITPAGQEAVSFRNASVLPGIGSAVTTVDKVAPQNTDAMTPEALEELKARFGRLFNQ; encoded by the coding sequence ATGGACTTCATCCGAGCACCGCGCCGTACCCGGCGCACCTTCCTGTCGACCCTGACCGCCGCCGCGCTCGCCGCGACCCTCGCGGCCTGCGGTGGAAACGGTGGGGACGACCGCATCACCTCGGAATCGATCGGAGCGACCGGCCCGGCCGGCGACGATGCCTGGCAACAGGTGATCGAGGCGGCCAAGGCGGAGGGCGAGGTCACGATCTATTCGTCGAACGCCGCGGACGCTCTCGCCGAACTGGGCCGCCGCTTCGAGGCCGACTACGGCATCCGCCTGAACGTCGTCCGTGACGTCGACGCGAATCTGCACCAGAAGATCGGTGCGGAGACCGAGACCGGCAACCGGGTCGCCGACGTGGTCACGCAGGCGAGTGTGCCGTGGGCCGTGAGCCTCGGCGCGGAGGGGGAGTTCGCCGAGCCCGTCGGCCCGGCCTTCACCGACTCCGCCAGTGAGTACGACGTCACGACCCTGAAGGACGACACGGGTTACTTCGTCTCCAATGCGTCGGTCCTGACCTTCGGCTGGAACACCCAGCGCTACCCGGACGGCGTCGACAGCTACGGCGATCTCCTGGATCCGGCGCTCGGCGACGGCAGGATCGGCATCGTCCTTCCCACGTCGACCGCCCACGTGGATTTCTACGACAACTATCTCGAGCAGGTCGGAGGTGAGGGCTATCTCGAGAAGTTGGCCCAGCAGCGTCCGCGGATCTACCCCAGCGCGCTGCCGTTGGCGCAGGCCCTCGCCTCCGGTGAGATCGCCGCCGCCGCATTCGTGCAGGACCAGAAGAGCGAGCAGCAGACCGGCGCCCCTGTCGACTCGGCCTTCGGAGACGTCGTGTGGGGCGCACCCATGTACACCGCGATCCTCGCCGACGCCGTTCATCCCAATGCAGCCCAGGTCCTGGCCAACTACATGATCACCCCGGCGGGTCAGGAAGCGGTCTCGTTCCGCAATGCCTCCGTTCTGCCCGGCATCGGTTCGGCGGTCACCACCGTCGACAAGGTTGCCCCTCAGAACACGGACGCCATGACGCCGGAAGCACTCGAAGAACTCAAGGCCCGCTTCGGCCGTCTGTTCAACCAGTAG
- a CDS encoding mycofactocin-coupled SDR family oxidoreductase, which yields MGRVEGKVALITGAARGQGRAHAVRLAEEGADVVLLDVCRSIDSVPYPLATGDDLKETEALVAATGRRVLSRVADVRDQTQLDAAVADAIGTFGHIDIVCANAGIVGFRPTWELSDAEWQDMLDVNLTGVFHTVRAVVPEMIRAGRGGSIVMTSSIQAMLGSANIGHYNASKSGVVGLMRTLATELGPHGIRVNTVNPSAVETPMLHNDATFRIFGPDLENPGPDDLWERSKDRNPMGIGWVAPEDMSNAVLFLASDEARFITGVALPVDAGVRL from the coding sequence ATGGGAAGAGTTGAAGGAAAGGTCGCACTGATCACCGGCGCGGCCCGTGGCCAAGGGCGCGCGCACGCCGTGCGTCTCGCCGAGGAAGGGGCGGACGTCGTCCTCCTCGACGTGTGCAGGTCGATCGACTCGGTGCCGTACCCGCTTGCCACCGGGGACGACCTGAAGGAGACCGAGGCGCTCGTCGCCGCGACCGGCCGTCGGGTCCTGTCCCGCGTCGCCGACGTCCGGGACCAGACGCAGCTCGACGCTGCGGTTGCGGACGCGATCGGAACGTTCGGGCACATCGACATCGTCTGCGCCAACGCGGGCATCGTGGGCTTCCGGCCCACCTGGGAGTTGAGTGACGCAGAGTGGCAGGACATGCTCGACGTCAACCTCACCGGGGTGTTCCACACCGTTCGAGCCGTCGTCCCGGAGATGATCCGCGCCGGCCGCGGTGGATCGATCGTCATGACCAGCTCGATCCAGGCGATGCTCGGCTCGGCCAACATCGGTCACTACAACGCGTCGAAGAGCGGTGTCGTCGGCCTCATGCGGACTCTGGCCACCGAACTCGGCCCCCACGGCATCCGCGTCAACACGGTCAATCCGAGCGCCGTGGAGACGCCGATGCTGCACAACGATGCGACCTTCCGGATCTTCGGGCCCGATCTCGAGAATCCGGGACCGGACGACCTGTGGGAGCGCTCGAAGGACCGCAATCCGATGGGCATCGGCTGGGTGGCGCCCGAGGACATGAGCAACGCCGTGTTGTTCCTCGCCTCGGACGAAGCACGATTCATCACCGGTGTGGCGCTGCCGGTCGACGCGGGAGTGCGACTGTGA